One genomic region from Skermania piniformis encodes:
- a CDS encoding ArsA-related P-loop ATPase — MSAPPNIETGWPDRARKARLHFVSGKGGTGKSTVAAALALALAAGGRRVLLVEVENRQSIAQLFDRPPLPYTETKIATADGGGEVMALVLDVETAFLEYLDMFYSLGFAGRAMRRMGAVEFVTTLAPGLKDIILTGKIKECVIRVDKSGSQVYDEVVVDAPPTGRIANFLDVTKAIMEVAKGGPVAGQAEGVAQLLHSDDTMVHLVTLLEALPVQETSDAVAELTKLDVRVGTVIVNRTGSSSLPPAAQAAAARGEIDTDALSAGLAQAGVELSDQDFAGLVTEVAELSATLQAQQASAAELEKVNVPRISLPMLTDGVDLGGLYELAAILREEGVK; from the coding sequence GTGTCCGCACCCCCGAACATCGAGACTGGCTGGCCAGATCGTGCACGCAAGGCCCGTCTTCATTTCGTGTCCGGCAAGGGCGGAACCGGCAAGTCCACGGTCGCCGCCGCCCTGGCGCTCGCGTTGGCCGCCGGCGGCCGGCGAGTGCTGCTGGTCGAGGTGGAGAATCGACAGTCGATCGCCCAGTTGTTCGATCGACCGCCGTTGCCGTACACCGAGACGAAGATCGCGACCGCCGACGGTGGCGGCGAGGTGATGGCGCTGGTCCTGGACGTCGAGACGGCCTTCCTCGAGTATCTCGACATGTTCTACAGCCTCGGCTTCGCCGGCCGAGCGATGCGCCGGATGGGTGCAGTCGAGTTCGTCACGACGCTCGCCCCCGGCCTGAAGGACATCATCCTGACCGGCAAGATCAAGGAATGCGTGATCCGGGTCGACAAGTCCGGCTCGCAGGTCTACGACGAAGTCGTCGTCGACGCTCCCCCGACCGGGCGGATCGCCAACTTCCTGGACGTCACCAAGGCGATCATGGAGGTGGCCAAAGGCGGTCCGGTTGCCGGCCAGGCCGAGGGCGTGGCCCAGCTGCTGCATTCGGACGACACGATGGTCCATCTGGTGACCCTGCTGGAGGCATTGCCCGTACAGGAGACATCGGACGCGGTAGCCGAGCTGACCAAGCTCGACGTGCGGGTCGGCACGGTGATCGTCAACCGGACCGGCTCCAGCTCGCTACCGCCGGCCGCGCAGGCTGCGGCCGCTCGGGGGGAGATCGATACCGATGCCCTGAGCGCCGGTCTGGCGCAAGCCGGTGTCGAGCTCTCCGACCAGGACTTCGCCGGCCTGGTGACCGAGGTGGCCGAGCTGTCGGCGACGCTGCAGGCGCAGCAAGCCAGCGCGGCCGAGCTGGAGAAGGTGAACGTGCCGCGGATCTCGTTGCCGATGCTGACCGACGGGGTGGATCTGGGCGGGCTCTACGAGCTCGCCGCGATCCTGCGCGAGGAGGGTGTGAAGTGA
- a CDS encoding DUF4177 domain-containing protein, with protein MSNSIVWEYATVPLLTHATKQILDQWGADGWELVTVLPGPTGEQHVAYLKRPK; from the coding sequence ATGAGCAATTCGATCGTCTGGGAGTACGCGACCGTACCGCTGCTCACGCACGCGACCAAGCAGATCCTGGACCAGTGGGGCGCGGACGGCTGGGAGCTGGTGACCGTCCTGCCCGGGCCGACCGGCGAGCAGCACGTGGCTTATCTGAAGCGGCCGAAATGA
- a CDS encoding RidA family protein: MTGETAMTEGRGATGWRANLDRLGLTLPPVATPLASYTPAVRAGALVYTSGQLPLADGDLVVTGAVGAEVTPEAAAEGARLCALNALSAVHGLVGLDAVVRIVKVVGFVASAPGFTGQPAVINGASDLLGAVFGPAGVHARSAVGVAELPLGASVEVELIAEVR, from the coding sequence ATGACCGGTGAGACGGCGATGACCGAGGGTCGCGGAGCGACCGGCTGGCGAGCCAATCTCGATCGGCTCGGGCTGACCTTGCCGCCGGTGGCGACACCGCTCGCGTCGTACACGCCCGCAGTGCGGGCGGGCGCGCTGGTGTACACCTCCGGGCAGCTGCCGCTCGCCGACGGCGATCTGGTCGTGACCGGCGCCGTCGGTGCAGAGGTCACCCCGGAGGCGGCGGCCGAGGGGGCGCGGCTGTGCGCACTCAACGCGCTGTCCGCGGTGCACGGGCTGGTCGGTCTCGACGCCGTGGTGCGGATCGTGAAGGTGGTCGGTTTCGTCGCTTCGGCGCCCGGGTTCACCGGCCAACCTGCGGTGATCAACGGTGCCTCCGATCTGCTCGGTGCGGTCTTCGGCCCGGCCGGGGTGCACGCCCGGTCGGCGGTCGGGGTTGCGGAGTTGCCGCTCGGCGCGTCGGTGGAGGTCGAATTGATCGCCGAGGTCCGTTAG
- a CDS encoding MBL fold metallo-hydrolase: protein MTARDTADAATPAHPAYAQLRPVTPTAAVVLARNPGRMTLDGTNTWILRAPGTRECVVVDPGPRDREHLRIVAEQGPVALTLISHRHPDHTAGLKRFVKATGSPARAFAGQFLHGQFDGHDVEPLVDGEVIEAAGLRIGVLRTPGHTADSASFVLDDAVLTGDTILGRGTTVIDSRDGTLADYLDSLRRLVDLGVGRRLLPAHGPDQPDTADVARAYLAHREERLDQVRAALITLGPDAKPMQVVRHVYADVDKKLWPAARSSVKAQLDYLRR, encoded by the coding sequence ATGACGGCGAGAGATACCGCGGATGCGGCGACGCCGGCGCATCCGGCTTATGCGCAGCTACGTCCGGTCACGCCGACCGCGGCGGTGGTGCTGGCACGTAATCCGGGCCGGATGACGCTGGATGGCACCAATACCTGGATCTTGCGGGCTCCGGGTACTCGGGAGTGCGTGGTCGTGGACCCCGGTCCCCGTGACCGGGAGCATCTGCGGATCGTGGCCGAACAGGGGCCCGTCGCCCTGACCCTGATATCGCATCGGCATCCGGATCACACCGCCGGGCTGAAGCGGTTCGTCAAAGCGACCGGAAGCCCGGCACGTGCGTTTGCCGGCCAGTTCCTGCACGGGCAGTTCGACGGCCACGACGTCGAACCGCTGGTCGACGGTGAGGTGATCGAGGCCGCCGGGCTGCGGATCGGGGTGCTGCGGACGCCGGGGCATACCGCTGATTCGGCGAGCTTCGTGCTCGACGATGCCGTGCTCACCGGTGACACCATCCTCGGACGCGGGACCACCGTCATCGACAGCAGAGACGGAACCCTCGCCGACTACCTCGACTCGCTGCGCCGACTGGTCGATCTGGGTGTCGGCCGGCGATTGTTGCCCGCACACGGGCCGGACCAGCCGGACACCGCCGACGTCGCGCGAGCCTATCTGGCACACCGGGAGGAGCGGCTCGATCAAGTCCGCGCCGCGCTGATCACGCTCGGGCCGGACGCGAAGCCGATGCAGGTGGTCCGGCACGTCTACGCCGACGTCGACAAGAAGCTGTGGCCCGCGGCACGCAGTTCGGTCAAAGCGCAGCTGGACTACCTGCGCCGCTGA
- a CDS encoding Crp/Fnr family transcriptional regulator, which produces MDEALARAGIFQGVEQSAVAALTKQLLPVDFPRSHVIFNEGEPGDRLYIIESGKVKLGRRSPDGRENLLTVMGPSDMFGELSIFDPGQRTSTATTVTEVRTVTMDREALTSWITDRPEIAEQLLRVLARRLRRTNNSLADLIFTDVPGRVAKQLLQLAQRFGTQEGGALRVTHDLTQEEIAQLVGASRETVNKALADFAHRGWLRLEGKTVLILDSERLARRAR; this is translated from the coding sequence GTGGACGAGGCTCTGGCCCGGGCCGGCATCTTCCAAGGCGTCGAACAGTCTGCGGTTGCGGCATTGACCAAGCAGTTGCTTCCGGTCGATTTTCCGCGCAGCCACGTCATCTTCAACGAAGGCGAGCCTGGCGACCGCCTCTACATCATCGAGTCGGGCAAGGTGAAACTCGGGCGCCGCTCCCCGGACGGGCGGGAGAACCTGCTCACCGTGATGGGACCGTCGGACATGTTCGGCGAGCTGTCCATCTTCGACCCGGGTCAACGCACCTCGACCGCTACCACCGTGACCGAGGTGCGCACGGTCACGATGGACCGAGAGGCCTTGACCTCCTGGATTACCGACCGCCCGGAAATCGCCGAGCAGTTGCTTCGCGTGCTTGCCCGCCGGCTCCGCCGCACCAACAACAGCCTGGCCGACCTGATCTTCACCGACGTTCCCGGCCGCGTCGCCAAGCAGCTGCTCCAACTGGCACAACGGTTCGGCACCCAGGAGGGTGGCGCATTGCGGGTCACCCACGACCTGACCCAGGAAGAGATCGCGCAGCTGGTCGGCGCGTCCCGCGAGACCGTGAACAAGGCACTCGCCGACTTCGCCCATCGCGGGTGGCTCCGCCTGGAGGGCAAGACGGTGCTGATTCTCGACTCGGAGCGGCTGGCCCGCCGCGCCCGATAG
- the nth gene encoding endonuclease III, producing MPAVSPVAGSALPGSPRSGETRLGLVRRARRMNRQLGVAFPDAHCELDFRTPLELAVATILSAQCTDQRVNATTPAVFVRYPDARAYAAANRVELEELIRPTGFFRNKSASLIGLGQALLDRFDGELPHTMTDLISLPGIGRKTANVILGNAFGVPGITVDTHFGRLVRRWQWTDAEDPVKVEFAVGELIERRDWTELSHRVIFHGRRVCHARKPACGVCLLARDCPAFGIGPTDPVSAAKLVKGPEAPYLLELVGR from the coding sequence ATGCCTGCAGTTTCTCCGGTGGCCGGTTCGGCCCTGCCTGGTTCGCCTCGGTCCGGTGAGACTCGGCTCGGTCTGGTGCGGCGGGCCAGGCGGATGAACCGGCAGCTGGGTGTGGCATTCCCGGATGCACATTGCGAGCTGGATTTCCGTACGCCGTTGGAGCTGGCGGTAGCGACGATCCTGTCGGCGCAGTGCACCGACCAGCGGGTGAATGCGACCACGCCGGCGGTCTTCGTCCGGTATCCCGACGCGCGCGCCTATGCGGCGGCGAATCGGGTCGAGCTCGAGGAGCTGATTCGGCCCACCGGTTTTTTCCGCAACAAGTCGGCATCGTTGATCGGCCTCGGGCAGGCGTTGCTCGATCGCTTCGACGGCGAACTGCCGCACACCATGACCGACCTGATTTCGCTCCCAGGGATCGGCCGAAAGACGGCGAACGTGATTCTCGGCAATGCCTTCGGGGTTCCGGGGATCACGGTCGATACGCATTTCGGTCGGCTGGTTCGGCGGTGGCAGTGGACCGACGCGGAGGATCCGGTCAAGGTCGAGTTCGCGGTGGGCGAGCTGATCGAACGGCGGGATTGGACCGAGTTATCGCATCGGGTGATCTTTCACGGTCGCCGGGTGTGTCATGCGCGCAAGCCGGCGTGCGGGGTGTGCCTGCTGGCGCGGGATTGCCCGGCGTTCGGTATCGGCCCGACCGACCCGGTGTCGGCCGCCAAGCTGGTCAAGGGGCCGGAGGCGCCGTACCTGTTGGAGCTGGTCGGCCGGTGA
- a CDS encoding TlpA family protein disulfide reductase — MSRSGQVGLALLVVVVALIVALWPRSGDPDGGHDVRAGTASRGAVAEDPAELSAARATAALAPCPARSSAPVSAHSPLQIELSCLADGAPIELAAALAGRPALLNVWAYWCTPCAEELPLLQEFADRSAGITVLTVHFDPAIGPGLARLAALDVHLPGVQDGARRLDAAVDAPAVLPYSVLVRSDGTVARVLARPFRDVDDIAATVRDILGVTA, encoded by the coding sequence ATGTCGCGCTCCGGTCAGGTCGGGCTGGCTTTGCTGGTGGTCGTGGTCGCCTTGATCGTCGCGCTCTGGCCGCGCTCCGGCGATCCGGACGGCGGACATGATGTGCGTGCCGGTACGGCATCGCGCGGTGCCGTGGCCGAAGATCCGGCCGAGCTGAGCGCGGCCCGCGCCACCGCGGCATTGGCGCCTTGTCCGGCCCGCTCGTCCGCGCCGGTGTCGGCACATTCGCCCCTGCAGATCGAGCTGAGCTGCCTTGCCGACGGTGCGCCGATCGAGCTGGCAGCGGCATTGGCGGGTCGACCCGCGCTGCTCAATGTCTGGGCCTACTGGTGTACCCCATGCGCGGAGGAACTGCCGCTGTTGCAGGAATTCGCGGACCGGTCCGCCGGGATCACCGTGCTGACCGTGCATTTCGATCCGGCAATCGGGCCTGGACTGGCCCGATTGGCCGCGCTCGACGTCCATCTGCCCGGGGTGCAGGACGGTGCGCGCCGACTGGACGCCGCGGTCGACGCACCGGCGGTGCTGCCCTATTCGGTACTGGTCCGATCGGACGGCACGGTGGCGCGCGTGCTGGCCCGACCGTTTCGTGATGTCGACGACATCGCCGCAACCGTCCGGGACATCCTGGGAGTGACCGCATGA
- a CDS encoding NUDIX hydrolase, which produces MNDAPVPDWLRAVAQAPAADRPPDGSPLLSRVIKAVAGARPAAVLVLVGGPPTSDPARAGGLPASADILLTQRSQDLRQHAGQVAFPGGGSEPADADRVATALREATEETGLDPAGVQIVRVLPSLYVPPSRFDVTPVVGYWRAPSPVRVIDPAEAQRVVRVPLATLLDPANRFTVQHPLGYRGPAFQADGMIVWGFTGGILAWLLQMSGWEREWDRNDVRDLGTVLAGAGMSATLPASPNPGFDDPDPAGDRPGR; this is translated from the coding sequence ATGAACGACGCGCCGGTACCCGACTGGTTGCGGGCGGTGGCACAAGCGCCGGCGGCGGACCGGCCGCCGGACGGCTCGCCGTTGTTGTCCCGGGTGATCAAAGCTGTCGCTGGGGCTCGCCCCGCGGCGGTGCTGGTGTTGGTCGGCGGACCGCCGACGTCCGATCCGGCCCGAGCGGGTGGCCTGCCGGCGTCCGCGGACATCCTGCTCACCCAGCGTTCCCAGGATCTGCGGCAACATGCCGGGCAGGTGGCGTTTCCGGGCGGCGGGAGCGAACCGGCCGATGCCGACCGGGTAGCTACAGCGTTGCGTGAAGCCACCGAGGAGACCGGTCTGGATCCGGCCGGCGTGCAGATCGTCCGGGTGTTGCCGAGCCTCTACGTGCCGCCCTCGCGATTCGATGTGACCCCGGTCGTCGGTTACTGGCGGGCACCCAGCCCGGTCCGGGTGATCGATCCGGCGGAAGCGCAGCGGGTGGTTCGGGTACCGCTGGCGACACTGCTGGATCCGGCCAACAGATTTACGGTGCAGCATCCTCTCGGTTATCGTGGCCCGGCATTCCAGGCCGACGGCATGATCGTTTGGGGATTCACCGGCGGTATCCTCGCCTGGCTGCTTCAGATGTCCGGTTGGGAACGGGAGTGGGATCGCAACGACGTGCGTGACCTGGGAACTGTGCTTGCCGGGGCAGGAATGTCGGCCACCTTGCCGGCATCCCCGAACCCTGGGTTCGACGATCCGGATCCCGCCGGGGACAGGCCTGGGCGATGA
- a CDS encoding MarP family serine protease, giving the protein MTGSAWLDIAVVLLAFVAAMSGWRNGAVASALAFLGVVLGAVAGILIAPHILVHVDTGRTRVLAGVALIVALVIVGEVAGMVLGRAARSGMRSSATRSVDSVIGACLQAVAVLVAAWLLAVPLTSAAQPKIAAAVRGSVVLAKVDDLAPAWMRELPNEFSALLDTSGLPDVIGRFGRTPSLSVAEPDEKIARYPVATSVQESVLRIRGVAPSCQRALEGSGFVVAPERVVTNAHVVAGTTGITVDAVDGPLEATVVLFDPSVDIAILSVPGLTARPLTFAPEPARTGDDAIVLGYPGGGPYSVTPARVRETLDLTGPNIYRNGTVEREVYTVRGQIKQGNSGGPLIDTSGNVLGVVFGAAVDSSETGFVLTDREIQAQVQRASTAVGPVETGACIV; this is encoded by the coding sequence ATGACCGGATCTGCGTGGCTCGACATTGCCGTGGTGTTGCTCGCTTTCGTCGCGGCCATGTCCGGCTGGCGAAACGGCGCCGTCGCGTCCGCGCTGGCCTTTCTCGGGGTCGTGCTCGGCGCGGTCGCGGGAATCCTGATTGCGCCGCACATCCTGGTGCATGTCGACACCGGCCGGACCCGGGTGTTGGCCGGGGTCGCGTTGATCGTCGCCTTGGTCATCGTCGGCGAGGTTGCCGGGATGGTGCTGGGCCGCGCGGCGCGGAGCGGCATGCGTAGCTCGGCCACTCGGTCGGTGGACAGCGTGATCGGTGCTTGTCTGCAGGCGGTCGCCGTATTGGTGGCGGCGTGGTTGCTGGCGGTTCCGCTGACCTCCGCGGCGCAGCCCAAGATCGCGGCTGCGGTACGCGGCTCGGTGGTGCTCGCGAAGGTGGACGACCTCGCGCCGGCCTGGATGCGCGAGCTGCCCAACGAGTTCTCCGCGCTGCTCGACACCTCCGGCTTGCCGGATGTGATCGGCCGGTTCGGTCGGACGCCGTCGTTGTCGGTGGCCGAACCCGATGAGAAAATTGCGAGGTACCCGGTTGCGACGTCCGTCCAGGAAAGTGTGCTCAGGATTCGCGGCGTAGCGCCGAGCTGCCAGCGGGCGCTCGAGGGCTCCGGCTTCGTCGTCGCGCCGGAGCGAGTCGTGACCAATGCCCACGTGGTTGCCGGCACGACCGGCATCACCGTCGATGCGGTCGACGGTCCGCTGGAGGCGACGGTGGTGTTGTTCGACCCGTCGGTGGACATCGCGATCCTGTCGGTGCCGGGGCTGACCGCTCGGCCGTTGACGTTCGCCCCGGAACCGGCGCGAACCGGCGACGACGCGATCGTGCTCGGTTACCCGGGCGGCGGCCCGTATTCGGTCACGCCGGCCCGAGTTCGGGAGACGCTCGATCTCACCGGCCCCAACATCTATCGAAACGGCACGGTGGAACGCGAGGTGTACACCGTGCGTGGGCAGATCAAACAGGGCAATTCCGGTGGGCCGCTGATCGATACGAGCGGCAACGTGCTCGGGGTGGTGTTCGGCGCGGCGGTGGACAGCAGTGAAACCGGCTTCGTGCTCACCGACCGCGAGATCCAGGCGCAGGTACAGCGAGCGTCCACGGCTGTCGGACCGGTCGAGACCGGCGCCTGCATCGTCTGA
- a CDS encoding alpha/beta fold hydrolase, with product MPDPSSVRYDGPWCHRDIYANGIRFHAVEAGPAQATAPLILLLHGFADFWWSWRHQLGALGDAGWRAVAVDLRGYGDSDKPPRGYDGWTLAGDVAGLIRALGHTGATLVGHADGGLVCWATAVLHPRLVHSIALINSPHPDALKHAVLHDAAQRDLWLPGFLRHQLPRYPERTLTRHDGQAVEDLLRARSGPTWPGTADFADTARRLRSAIRIPGAAHCALEYQRWAFRSQWRADGRRFMSTLRIPLDLPVLQIHGELDPYIRAESFRRCLRWAPGRELVGIPGAGHFPHQECPERVTAQLLRFAGPR from the coding sequence GTGCCCGACCCGTCGTCGGTCCGCTACGACGGCCCGTGGTGCCACCGCGACATCTACGCCAACGGAATTCGGTTTCACGCAGTCGAAGCCGGACCGGCCCAGGCGACCGCGCCGTTGATTCTGCTGCTGCACGGTTTCGCCGATTTCTGGTGGTCCTGGCGACACCAGCTCGGCGCCCTCGGCGACGCGGGCTGGCGCGCGGTCGCCGTGGATCTGCGCGGCTACGGCGACAGCGACAAGCCGCCCCGGGGGTACGACGGCTGGACCCTGGCCGGTGACGTCGCCGGGCTGATCCGGGCGCTGGGACACACCGGGGCAACGCTGGTCGGGCACGCCGACGGCGGCCTGGTCTGCTGGGCGACCGCGGTATTGCATCCTCGTCTGGTGCATTCGATCGCACTGATCAACTCACCGCACCCGGATGCGCTCAAACACGCCGTCCTGCACGACGCGGCTCAGCGCGACCTCTGGCTGCCCGGCTTTCTCCGTCATCAGCTGCCCCGCTATCCGGAACGCACGCTGACCCGCCACGACGGGCAGGCGGTGGAGGACCTGCTGCGCGCGCGCTCCGGCCCGACCTGGCCGGGCACCGCCGACTTCGCCGACACGGCCCGACGGCTGCGCTCGGCGATCCGGATTCCCGGTGCCGCACATTGCGCGCTGGAGTACCAGCGGTGGGCGTTCCGGAGCCAGTGGCGCGCCGACGGGCGCCGATTCATGTCCACCCTACGGATCCCGCTCGACCTCCCGGTACTGCAAATTCACGGCGAGCTCGACCCCTACATCCGGGCCGAGTCGTTCCGACGCTGCCTACGCTGGGCACCCGGTCGCGAGCTCGTCGGCATCCCCGGGGCCGGGCACTTCCCGCACCAAGAGTGTCCTGAGCGGGTTACCGCGCAGCTGCTGCGCTTCGCCGGCCCGCGGTAG
- a CDS encoding phage holin family protein, with the protein MSFTNRRDGKGRHAAPDQATIASIPLSDVDVQVPGQESIGSLVRDATTQMSTLVRAEVELAKAEVTDEVKKGLQGSVFFLVALTVLLFSTFFFFFFLAELLNTWVWRWLAFLIVFLIMVVITGVFALLGYLRVRRLRAPEKTIDSLKAARTVLPTGKSDPAQWDVAPGESTGKHSAKTLNR; encoded by the coding sequence GTGAGCTTCACGAACCGCCGGGACGGAAAGGGCCGCCACGCCGCGCCGGACCAGGCGACGATCGCCAGCATCCCGCTGTCCGACGTCGACGTGCAGGTTCCGGGCCAGGAAAGCATCGGCAGCCTGGTCCGCGACGCCACCACCCAGATGTCCACGCTGGTCCGCGCCGAGGTGGAACTGGCCAAAGCCGAGGTCACCGACGAGGTCAAGAAAGGCCTGCAGGGCAGCGTTTTTTTCCTCGTCGCCCTCACTGTGCTGCTGTTCAGCACCTTTTTCTTCTTCTTCTTTCTCGCCGAGCTGCTCAACACCTGGGTCTGGCGCTGGCTGGCGTTCCTGATCGTTTTCCTGATCATGGTGGTGATCACCGGCGTGTTCGCGCTGCTCGGCTATCTGCGAGTACGCCGATTGCGGGCACCGGAGAAGACGATCGACTCGCTGAAGGCGGCCCGAACTGTGCTGCCCACGGGCAAGTCCGATCCCGCACAGTGGGACGTGGCGCCGGGTGAGTCGACCGGCAAACACTCGGCCAAGACCCTGAACAGGTAG
- the nhaA gene encoding Na+/H+ antiporter NhaA, which yields MPRPQLPEFGRYLRTETAGGVLLLVAAAVALGLANSPLSDWYHQLAESVPLDLPSWHIELTVAEWTKDGLLTVFFFVAGLELKRELVVGELADRKRALLPVVAACGGVVVPALIAAAVGAGVPQMDRGWAIPVATDIAFALAVLALSGSRVPTGARAFLLSLAVVDDLLAITLVAILFTAAVSALWLGVAAGCVVAYAVAQRFRIRSTLIYLPLALLGWYATYRSGIHPTLIGVAFALATRVRPDPGEAAAPAIRLEHRLQPWSAGFCAPLFALFAAGVPIDAAMLHALFTDRIALAVAAGLLIGKTVGIFGVSWLAIRIGLGQRPAGLAYRDLFALSVLGAVGFTVSLLIVELSLTGEAADVATAAVLATSLIASLLGSALLLRQ from the coding sequence GTGCCCCGACCGCAACTCCCCGAATTCGGGCGCTACCTGCGCACCGAAACGGCGGGCGGAGTGCTTCTGTTGGTCGCCGCAGCGGTCGCACTCGGCCTGGCCAACTCGCCGCTGAGCGACTGGTACCACCAGCTCGCCGAGTCCGTACCGCTCGATCTGCCCAGCTGGCATATCGAACTCACGGTCGCCGAGTGGACGAAAGACGGCCTGCTCACCGTGTTCTTCTTCGTCGCCGGCCTGGAACTCAAACGCGAGCTCGTCGTCGGCGAGCTGGCCGATCGCAAACGAGCACTGCTCCCCGTCGTCGCGGCCTGCGGCGGGGTGGTGGTGCCAGCGCTGATCGCCGCCGCGGTCGGCGCCGGCGTGCCGCAGATGGATCGCGGTTGGGCGATCCCGGTCGCCACCGACATCGCCTTCGCCTTGGCCGTCCTGGCGCTGAGTGGATCGCGCGTGCCGACCGGGGCGCGCGCCTTCCTGCTCAGCCTTGCCGTAGTCGACGATCTGTTGGCCATCACGCTGGTCGCGATCTTGTTCACCGCGGCGGTGTCGGCCCTGTGGCTCGGGGTGGCCGCCGGCTGTGTCGTGGCTTACGCGGTCGCGCAGCGATTCCGCATCCGCAGCACCCTGATCTACCTGCCATTGGCCCTGCTCGGGTGGTACGCGACCTACCGCTCGGGGATCCACCCGACCCTGATCGGCGTCGCTTTCGCCCTCGCCACCCGAGTGCGTCCCGATCCGGGCGAGGCGGCAGCACCGGCGATCCGGCTGGAACATCGGCTGCAACCATGGTCGGCCGGGTTCTGCGCTCCGTTGTTCGCGCTGTTCGCCGCGGGCGTACCGATCGATGCCGCGATGCTGCACGCATTGTTCACCGACCGGATCGCGCTCGCTGTGGCCGCCGGCCTGCTGATCGGCAAGACCGTGGGCATCTTCGGCGTATCGTGGCTCGCCATCCGAATCGGACTGGGCCAGCGACCGGCCGGGCTTGCCTACCGCGACCTGTTCGCGTTGTCGGTACTCGGCGCCGTCGGATTCACGGTCAGCCTGCTGATCGTCGAGCTGTCGCTCACCGGCGAAGCAGCCGATGTCGCCACGGCCGCAGTCTTGGCTACCTCATTGATCGCCTCGCTGCTGGGTTCGGCGTTACTGTTACGGCAGTGA
- a CDS encoding 2OG-Fe(II) oxygenase, translating into MTRSDPRTWPMPQLLAHRSWVRRQQPFPHVVAEDVFTPTFYRALAEHYRRISTYEFRATMAGYDATAARIRDHLDGPLAVFATREWHDLIAGVAGVQATGDVTAALHHHEPGGEPGWPHNDLNPGWFGGPEPESDEIRLEGVDGVDYYRGDRPTGVTARETVRAVSVMFYLANPPWSPGDGGETGLYPSFDEGVQGTGRLVPPVNNSLVMFECTPFTWHSYAGRSRNPRNCVVMWLHRPKHDAIERWGEASIANW; encoded by the coding sequence GTGACTCGATCCGATCCGCGCACCTGGCCGATGCCCCAGTTGCTCGCACATCGCTCGTGGGTGCGGCGACAGCAGCCGTTTCCCCATGTCGTGGCCGAGGATGTCTTCACGCCCACCTTCTATCGGGCCCTGGCCGAGCACTACCGACGGATCTCGACCTACGAATTCCGGGCCACCATGGCCGGCTACGACGCGACCGCTGCCCGGATCCGCGATCACCTGGATGGTCCGCTGGCCGTATTCGCGACCCGGGAGTGGCACGACCTGATCGCCGGTGTCGCAGGAGTGCAGGCGACCGGCGATGTGACTGCGGCGCTGCATCATCACGAGCCCGGTGGGGAGCCGGGTTGGCCGCACAACGACCTGAATCCGGGCTGGTTCGGCGGACCTGAACCCGAGTCGGACGAGATCAGGTTGGAAGGGGTGGACGGGGTCGACTATTACCGGGGTGATCGGCCGACCGGGGTAACCGCACGAGAAACGGTCCGTGCTGTTTCGGTCATGTTCTACTTGGCGAATCCGCCGTGGTCACCGGGTGACGGCGGCGAGACCGGTCTGTATCCGAGCTTCGACGAGGGAGTTCAGGGGACCGGCCGACTGGTTCCGCCGGTGAACAATTCCCTGGTCATGTTCGAGTGCACTCCGTTCACCTGGCACAGTTACGCTGGCCGCTCACGCAATCCGCGCAACTGCGTGGTTATGTGGTTACACCGGCCGAAGCACGATGCCATCGAGCGATGGGGAGAGGCGAGCATTGCCAACTGGTGA